One region of Duncaniella freteri genomic DNA includes:
- a CDS encoding RagB/SusD family nutrient uptake outer membrane protein, with protein sequence MKTIKHIIFLLFIVLATSCDDYLDVKPVGKMIPTEVSQFENLLNNDKTIGYFMMDNNSGCCYALLGDNLCLSYNHAHYQYIPSHPNLEVLSAYVFYDRLVQPNVTPFFWSSGIYGAVAYFNNVIDGINDLGVNDEYSRGVIAQAMAGRAWIYMNAALTYGPMYDPYGPNDTPCIPLRTSGDPIVSNGPLATTAQLFEQVKSDLDFACANAPDFTPNAARANKTAAYALRAEYHMYMRNWNDMLSDISEAWRLALAAKGSVDNLIYDFNDFYYEQISEIDPAPGVDPRVYMEFRGPDLSFDMVENRENLLYRPSAYGGSPLRFYPSDDWKSIFDKSTDKRWDLFALADEGFKKKVGDETYDDGIQISYYRRENMSTTTGLTYPIILLEKAEAEARTGNITDALASLNTLRKYRYSGSVTDLPGGSSFDQDQLLNEILNERRREQHIASFQRTVDLKRYAFDNGKPWSKQTIVHRIGDKEYSAPISSPVFNHINIDNAILKYNPQWGIALDYDTYAPYDKL encoded by the coding sequence ATGAAAACTATCAAGCATATAATCTTCTTGCTATTTATAGTATTGGCAACATCGTGTGATGACTATCTGGATGTTAAGCCGGTTGGAAAGATGATCCCCACTGAGGTATCACAGTTTGAGAACCTTTTAAATAATGACAAGACTATAGGATACTTTATGATGGACAACAACAGCGGTTGCTGTTATGCGTTATTGGGCGATAATCTGTGCCTGTCTTATAATCATGCTCATTATCAGTACATACCGAGCCATCCTAACCTGGAGGTCCTTTCAGCCTATGTATTCTATGACAGACTGGTGCAGCCTAATGTCACGCCGTTTTTTTGGTCGTCAGGGATATATGGTGCAGTTGCATATTTCAACAATGTCATTGACGGAATCAATGATTTAGGGGTCAATGATGAATATTCCAGAGGAGTGATAGCCCAGGCTATGGCAGGAAGGGCATGGATATATATGAATGCCGCTCTTACTTACGGTCCTATGTATGATCCTTACGGTCCGAATGATACCCCATGCATTCCGCTTCGCACCAGTGGTGACCCTATTGTGTCAAACGGTCCTCTCGCTACAACAGCCCAATTGTTTGAACAGGTGAAGTCCGACCTTGATTTCGCTTGTGCGAATGCACCTGATTTCACCCCGAACGCAGCCCGGGCAAACAAGACTGCCGCTTATGCGCTGCGTGCAGAGTATCATATGTATATGCGTAATTGGAATGATATGCTTTCGGACATTTCGGAAGCGTGGAGGCTGGCTCTTGCAGCCAAAGGATCGGTCGATAATCTCATATATGACTTCAATGACTTCTACTATGAGCAGATATCAGAGATAGATCCGGCTCCTGGGGTTGATCCGCGCGTATACATGGAGTTCAGAGGTCCGGACCTTAGCTTTGATATGGTTGAAAACAGAGAGAATCTTCTTTATCGTCCGTCAGCCTATGGGGGATCACCTTTGCGTTTTTATCCCTCTGATGACTGGAAGTCGATATTTGATAAATCGACTGATAAACGTTGGGACCTTTTTGCTCTTGCTGACGAAGGTTTTAAGAAAAAGGTCGGTGACGAGACCTACGACGACGGAATACAGATAAGCTATTACAGACGAGAGAATATGTCGACTACTACAGGTCTGACATATCCTATAATTCTTCTTGAAAAGGCGGAGGCGGAGGCTAGAACCGGGAATATCACGGATGCATTGGCTAGTCTTAACACTTTACGTAAGTACCGTTATTCAGGATCTGTCACCGATCTTCCTGGAGGTAGTTCGTTTGATCAGGATCAGCTTCTCAATGAGATTCTGAATGAACGTCGACGCGAACAGCACATAGCATCTTTCCAGCGTACGGTTGACCTCAAACGCTATGCCTTTGATAACGGCAAACCTTGGAGCAAACAGACCATTGTACATAGGATTGGCGACAAGGAGTACAGCGCGCCTATATCATCACCGGTATTTAATCATATCAATATCGACAATGCTATCCTCAAATACAATCCTCAGTGGGGTATAGCACTCGATTATGACACTTATGCTCCATATGATAAACTTTAG